The following are from one region of the Lytechinus variegatus isolate NC3 chromosome 4, Lvar_3.0, whole genome shotgun sequence genome:
- the LOC121414350 gene encoding uncharacterized protein LOC121414350, which produces MTELEKSLKLKRRGAKARFTRLGNALDFLVNEERSVDDISKAESDYEEAYKDLQVKHEALTDTIEDDSVFEEEEKYMDECQKVFLRLQVKVKDYLENLAAASDGQPVGMQDVRDASPMTDSSQAHGTRVGTEPSCFKMERPKLPKFTGDLREYHSFKADFQHVVHRQYGGRDALMILKSCLSGKPLQNIQGLGQDYDAAWKQLDLLYGDPRMIADVIVNDLSKIKGLKNGEDERFVNFVNLVRRSYNSLNEIGRGSDMNNSHMLALIERKMCVEDRRLWFRSQQGNTSPTLEVLLQFLEVEMKARLRSSAPVRSDARFNGAVNQISTTVASPKRTENRCWVCKSDGHWTDQCTRFTSKSLDERMQMVKDNYACFSCLKKASKDHRISTCKRKKRCTETVDGVQCSYFHHPLLHSGKKPERKEGNVTKQVGITAVDDDEALLPVLTVDVIGNRRAASTNQGNLLLDSGSQTSLIREAFAEKLMLKGVPITLTMIKVGGTEEVFHTKRYLVPLRECGKSSRPIVISAMSIPCISENIAAVDNEALARRFHLKNDELKRGSGSVDVLVGIDNAKLHGGEVREDGYLAARRSPLGWVVFGVKPTDKPKDSKVFHIKMISNPVDLTDFWSSETMGVIPTSCHCMPSGLSRQEEIEEQTIRSSCKKVGNQWQVSYPWKKDPNLLPDNRSQAEKILVTTEKRLARNEVYAAAYNEQMNEMENLGFSRKLADSEIDSYQGPVHYISHHAVLRPEKKSTPVRIVFNSSASFQGHTLNEYWMKGPDLLNSLLGVLLRFRERKVAVCGDISKMYHRVLVPESDQHVHRFLWRNMQITRSPDTYIKTVLTFGDKPAPAMAQIALRKTAEEAESRHPEAAQVLKTCVYMDDICESVTDNPEAERLTKEIDQVLAEGGFKVKGWLSNQPLTGNTQEDKEMRLLETMTEEKVLGAVWENSSDMFSYKVKMDRDETDEDVSLNKRQILSQIARVFDPLGFVSPFLVRAKIGMQKLWEKGYEWDEKLPEEDQKWWIAFFKEMKELSEVRIARSLTPATAVNNPILCVFADASQDAFGSCIYLRWQLEGGTYEVRFVVAKSRVAPLKKLTMPRLELQAAVLATRLYTTVKKELRLEIEKVVFMTDSQIVLSWVRSQRKRYKPFIAVRVAEVQSQSDPAQWRYVPGSCNPADDVSRGLPTAKLGNRWLKGPDFLYTPECEWPTGDGEAVLDDEAVLEVENRKVFLVSMATNQEVINCENFSSWRRLVRVAAYILRFVHKLKDALNADKKDDDNQCLTPEEIQEGENMLIRGAQTTLKARLDKGEFKTLSPYTDEKGIIRVGGRTDRSLLSFDMRHPVLLPREDKISWLITSEMHQEGHSGVAATTGKVRKRYWILQGHKLAKMIKFRCTKCRQMEHAVEKQLMAELPQQRVAPQTPPFYNTSVDYFGPYRVKITRNTTAKYYGVIFTCLNTRAVHLEMATDCSTMAFLLVIRRFFAIRGQPAYLLSDNGTQFVGADRELREVIRGWDAQKLAEFCASKRTEWKFTTPSAPHQNGCAESLVKSCKYALKKAIGEQLLTPFELYTCLLDIANLINQRPIGRIPNDPDDGSYICPNDMLLGRASRDVPQGPFRDSQNPRHRVEFVQQIVDSFWKRWTRDVLPLLVPRRKWNADRRNVRVDDIVMLADANEVRGKWLLGRVVEVYPGLDDRVRNVKVRTASGEYRRPITKIAVICPAEGYTDE; this is translated from the coding sequence ATGACGGAACTGGAAAAGAGCCTCAAGTTGAAGAGAAGAGGTGCCAAGGCCAGGTTTACACGATTGGGAAATGCCTTGGATTTCCTGGTAAATGAAGAACGCTCTGTTGATGATATATCCAAGGCAGAGTCGGACTATGAGGAGGCCTACAAAGATCTTCAGGTGAAACACGAAGCTCTTACTGATACCATTGAAGATGACTCTGTCTTTGAAGAGGAAGAGAAGTATATGGATGAATGCCAGAAAGTGTTCCTCAGGTTACAGGTCAAAGTAAAGGATTACTTGGAAAACTTAGCTGCGGCTAGTGATGGACAACCTGTAGGAATGCAAGATGTACGAGATGCTTCTCCTATGACAGATAGTAGTCAAGCACATGGAACAAGAGTAGGAACTGAGCCATCGTGTTTCAAGATGGAAAGACCTAAGCTACCCAAGTTCACTGGCGACTTAAGGGAGTATCATTCTTTTAAGGCTGACTTTCAGCATGTGGTTCACCGACAGTATGGAGGAAGAGATGCTCTAATGATCCTTAAGTCCTGTCTTTCTGGAAAGCCACTGCAGAACATACAAGGACTGGGGCAAGATTATGATGCTGCTTGGAAGCAACTGGATTTGCTGTACGGCGATCCACGGATGATTGCTGATGTTATCGTGAATGACCTCTCAAAGATCAAAGGCCTAAAGAATGGAGAAGATGAAAGGTTTGTGAACTTTGTGAACCTTGTACGACGAAGCTACAATTCACTCAACGAGATTGGCAGAGGTAGTGATATGAATAATAGCCATATGTTAGCCTTGATCGAGAGGAAGATGTGTGTAGAGGATCGACGGCTATGGTTCCGTTCTCAACAAGGGAACACGTCGCCTACATTGGAGGTCCTTCTTCAATTCCTGGAAGTGGAGATGAAGGCAAGACTGCGGTCTTCAGCACCTGTCAGAAGTGATGCAAGGTTTAATGGTGCCGTTAATCAAATATCAACAACAGTAGCATCACCCAAAAGGACGGAAAACAGATGCTGGGTGTGCAAATCCGATGGGCATTGGACAGATCAGTGCACAAGATTTACATCCAAGTCCCTAGATGAGAGAATGCAAATGGTCAAAGACAACTATGCTTGTTTTAGTTGCCTTAAAAAAGCAAGTAAGGATCATCGTATTTCAACTTGCAAGAGAAAGAAACGGTGCACTGAAACAGTTGACGGAGTACAATGCTCATACTTCCATCATCCATTACTCCACTCTGGCAAGAAACccgaaagaaaagaaggaaatgtTACCAAACAAGTAGGGATAACAgcagttgatgatgatgaggccCTTCTTCCAGTTCTGACTGTAGATGTGATTGGCAACAGGCGAGCTGCAAGTACAAATCAAGGAAATCTATTATTAGATTCTGGATCACAGACCAGTCTGATCAGGGAAGCATTTGCTGAGAAGCTGATGCTAAAAGGTGTGCCAATTACTCTTACTATGATAAAAGTAGGAGGAACGGAAGAGGTGTTTCATACTAAGAGGTATCTGGTTCCTCTGAGAGAGTGTGGGAAGAGTTCAAGACCTATTGTTATCAGCGCCATGAGTATCCCCTGTATATCTGAGAACATCGCTGCGGTGGATAACGAGGCTCTTGCAAGGAGGTTCCACCTAAAGAATGATGAACTGAAAAGAGGTAGTGGTTCAGTGGACGTCTTAGTGGGTATTGACAATGCTAAACTTCATGGAGGAGAGGTTCGAGAAGATGGCTACCTCGCAGCTCGTCGATCTCCTCTCGGCTGGGTGGTGTTCGGCGTAAAACCTACGGATAAACCTAAGGACAGTAAAGTTTTTCATATCAAGATGATATCAAATCCTGTAGATCTGACAGACTTTTGGAGTTCGGAGACGATGGGCGTGATACCGACGTCCTGTCATTGTATGCCGAGCGGTCTCAGTAGACAAGAGGAGATTGAGGAACAGACGATCAGAAGTTCTTGCAAGAAAGTAGGAAATCAGTGGCAAGTCTCCTACCCATGGAAGAAAGATCCCAACCTTTTACCAGATAATCGGTCACAAGCGGAAAAGATCTTGGTAACAACAGAGAAGAGACTAGCCCGAAATGAGGTATATGCAGCAGCATATAATGAACAGATGAACGAAATGGAAAATTTAGGGTTTTCCAGAAAGCTTGCTGACAGTGAGATAGACAGCTACCAAGGGCCAGTACATTACATATCTCACCACGCAGTACTGCGGCCAGAGAAGAAAAGTACACCAGTACGCATAGTGTTCAACTCTTCTGCTTCTTTTCAAGGCCACACACTGAATGAGTACTGGATGAAAGGGCCGGATCTCCTTAACAGTCTTCTTGGAGTTCTACTTCGATTCAGAGAGAGGAAAGTAGCTGTGTGTGGTGATATATCTAAAATGTATCACAGAGTTCTGGTGCCAGAGTCCGACCAGCATGTTCATAGATTCTTGTGGCGGAACATGCAAATTACCCGGTCACCAGACACCTACATCAAGACTGTTCTGACGTTTGGCGATAAACCTGCCCCAGCCATGGCTCAGATTGCGCTGAGAAAGACGGCCGAGGAAGCAGAGAGTAGACATCCAGAAGCGGCCCAAGTACTAAAAACCTGTGTCTATATGGATGACATATGTGAGTCAGTCACTGATAATCCGGAAGCCGAGAGACTCACAAAAGAGATTGACCAGGTTCTAGCTGAAGGAGGATTCAAGGTAAAAGGATGGTTGTCCAATCAACCATTAACAGGAAACACCCAAGAGGATAAAGAGATGAGACTCCTTGAAACTATGACAGAGGAAAAGGTTCTGGGTGCAGTATGGGAGAATAGCTCTGATATGTTCTCCTACAAAGTAAAGATGGACCGAGATGAGACAGACGAAGATGTTAGCCTCAACAAGAGACAAATATTGAGCCAGATAGCACGAGTCTTTGACCCGTTAGGATTTGTGTCGCCATTTCTGGTTCGTGCCAAGATAGGGATGCAGAAGCTCTGGGAAAAAGGCTATGAATGGGATGAAAAACTGCCAGAAGAAGATCAGAAGTGGTGGATAGCCTTTTTCAAGGAAATGAAAGAGTTGAGTGAGGTTAGGATAGCTAGAAGCCTCACACCAGCAACAGCTGTTAACAATCCCATACTGTGTGTATTCGCAGATGCCTCTCAAGACGCTTTCGGGTCATGCATCTATCTCCGATGGCAGCTTGAAGGAGGGACATATGAAGTGAGGTTTGTGGTAGCCAAGTCGAGAGTAGCACCGTTGAAGAAGTTAACCATGCCACGCCTCGAACTTCAAGCTGCTGTATTGGCAACAAGACTGTACACCACCGTGAAGAAAGAACTGCGACTAGAGATTGAAAAGGTGGTTTTCATGACAGATAGCCAGATTGTTTTGTCATGGGTTAGGAGCCAAAGAAAGCGATACAAGCCTTTCATCGCAGTGAGAGTGGCGGAAGTACAAAGCCAGTCTGACCCAGCTCAATGGCGTTATGTTCCCGGAAGTTGCAACCCAGCTGATGATGTGTCTAGAGGGCTGCCAACAGCAAAACTGGGCAACAGATGGCTGAAAGGGCCAGACTTCTTGTACACCCCAGAATGTGAATGGCCAACTGGTGATGGTGAAGCTGTACTGGATGACGAAGCTGTACTTGAAGTGGAAAATCGAAAGGTCTTTctggtttccatggcaacaaacCAGGAAGTTATCAACTGTGAAAACTTCTCTAGTTGGAGACGTCTTGTCAGAGTAGCTGCCTACATATTGAGATTTGTGCACAAGTTAAAGGATGCACTAAATGCTGACAAGAAAGATGATGATAACCAATGTTTGACACCAGAGGAGATACAAGAAGGAGAGAATATGCTGATCAGAGGAGCTCAAACCACCCTGAAAGCACGCCTTGACAAGGGGGAATTCAAGACTTTGAGCCCCTACACTGATGAAAAGGGAATCATCCGAGTTGGTGGTAGAACGGACAGATCACTACTATCATTTGATATGAGACATCCAGTGCTTTTGCCACGTGAAGACAAGATATCGTGGCTCATAACTAGTGAGATGCATCAGGAAGGTCACAGTGGAGTAGCAGCCACTACTGGGAAAGTAAGAAAACGCTACTGGATTTTGCAGGGACATAAGCTTGCAAAAATGATCAAGTTCAGATGCACGAAGTGTAGACAGATGGAACATGCAGTTGAGAAACAGCTAATGGCAGAATTACCTCAGCAAAGAGTAGCCCCTCAGACTCCCCCATTCTACAATACATCTGTTGATTATTTTGGTCCATACAGAGTGAAGATTACCCGTAACACAACTGCCAAATACTATGGGGTAATTTTCACGTGCCTCAACACAAGAGCAGTACATCTGGAGATGGCTACGGACTGCTCAACCATGGCCTTTCTTCTAGTGATCAGGCGGTTCTTTGCAATTAGAGGCCAACCTGCCTATCTATTGAGTGACAATGGTACGCAATTTGTCGGTGCCGACAGAGAGCTGCGTGAGGTAATCAGAGGTTGGGATGCTCAGAAACTAGCTGAATTCTGTGCAAGTAAGAGAACTGAATGGAAATTCACCACTCCTTCGGCGCCTCACCAGAACGGATGTGCGGAATCGCTCGTGAAAAGCTGTAAATACGCCTTGAAGAAAGCCATCGGAGAACAGCTTTTAACACCATTTGAGCTATATACATGTTTGTTAGATATAGCCAATCTCATCAATCAGCGGCCAATTGGTAGAATTCCCAACGATCCTGATGATGGGAGTTACATTTGCCCAAACGACATGCTGCTTGGTAGAGCGTCGCGTGATGTACCTCAAGGCCCCTTTAGAGATTCGCAGAATCCTCGACATCGGGTAGAATTTGTTCAACAAATCGTCGACTCCTTTTGGAAGCGTTGGACACGAGATGTTCTACCTCTATTAGTGCCTCGAAGAAAGTGGAATGCGGATCGTCGGAATGTTCGTGTTGATGACATCGTTATGCTTGCGGACGCAAACGAGGTTCGAGGAAAGTGGTTGCTAGGTCGGGTCGTTGAAGTGTATCCCGGTCTAGATGACAGAGTTCGCAATGTCAAAGTGAGAACTGCATCGGGTGAATATCGTCGTCCAATCACCAAAATCGCAGTTATATGCCCTGCTGAAGGTTATACAGATGAGTGA
- the LOC121413072 gene encoding NACHT, LRR and PYD domains-containing protein 3-like produces the protein MDTLVDGNFKSLSITHTGRDSFVIEIFHLNFITGKAGDHIPSMTEDEFKRVIIEVKKYSAIHHCQIQADPLNSDLLLKFNRIFTNLTLMEEDKGTKHKTPLLYKDLLKTKVNGVFPQRMLVEGEGGVGKTTLCAKIVWDWIHGASYQDFKLVLLVLLREVKDKTIGEIIKSYLPDDNMVTAMQLNMYVFSHQKDVLLALDGFDEFAGDLDSCYQIALIILNRLFKSGKVLITSRRWRSDEIRKITELRKLYAFIAVEGFSDENLSSYVTKFFHPDIISAEDLNRFMSNNDLIRENMAPYPIYTAMMCIMWKEFDGARRIAMSKLQTFSQLINAMVQFLVDHYLLKLGLSARDEKWHVQRAVILLNLSNIGCLAFQGLIERRLVFTEQEFKSWPGCVNTGCQVGVLTKQAPILQRRSKMNHAHSADSSVQFPHKLFQEYLSGMYLASLHNSNRSMYDRLMKDIIGKAKEFRELLYFTSAQQKEVGLDIITRLITTTSTLSMGHGCNDDYIVDVAYESQDQTVARAVADHLSTSSSNTLKIREEMQGHTVSGHIFIMNHRKVVNNLHKKYTPS, from the exons atggacaccttGGTAGACggt AACTTCAAGTCCTTGAGTATAACTCATACAGGAAGGGACTCCTTTGTAATTgagatatttcatttaaatttcattacAGGTAAGGCCGGAGATCACATACCATCAATGACGGAAGATGAATTTAAACGGGTCATCATAGAGGTCAAGAAATATTCTGCCATTCACCACTGTCAAATTCAAGCCGATCCACTGAACAGCGACCTTCTACTTAAATTTAATCGGATTTTCACAAATCTGACTTTGATGGAAGAAGATAAGGGAACAAAGCATAAGACACCGTTACTGTACAAAGACCTACTCAAGACCAAGGTAAACGGGGTCTTTCCTCAACGGATGTTGGTTGAAGGTGAAGGTGGTGTAGGGAAGACAACTCTCTGTGCAAAAATCGTTTGGGACTGGATTCATGGAGCCAGTTACCAAGATTTTAAACTTGTACTTCTCGTCCTCCTTCGTGAAGTTAAGGATAAGACAATTGGAGAGATTATAAAGTCCTACCTCCCAGATGACAATATGGTAACAGCCATGCAGCTAAACATGTATGTCTTTTCCCATCAAAAAGACGTCCTTCTCGCTCTGGACGGTTTTGATGAGTTTGCTGGCGATCTGGATAGCTGTTACCAAATCGCCCTAATCATCCTGAATCGGCTTTTCAAGTCAGGGAAAGTACTAATTACATCAAGACGATGGAGATCAGATGAGATACGGAAGATTACAGAGCTCAGAAAGCTGTATGCTTTCATTGCCGTGGAAGGTTTCTCTGATGAGAATCTTTCTTCCTACGTCACCAAGTTCTTCCATCCTGACATAATTTCGGCTGAAGATTTGAATCGATTTATGTCAAATAACGATTTGATCAGAGAGAACATGGCTCCATACCCCATATACACAGCTATGATGTGTATCATGTGGAAAGAATTTGATGGAGCTCGTCGCATAGCAATGTCGaaattacaaacattttctCAGCTCATTAACGCGATGGTTCAATTCTTGGTCGATCATTATCTCTTAAAGCTCGGTTTGTCCGCAAGAGACGAGAAATGGCATGTACAGCGTGCAGTAATACTCCTCAATCTATCCAACATCGGTTGTCTAGCGTTCCAGGGGCTCATAGAAAGGCGATTGGTGTTCACTGAACAAGAGTTCAAGAGCTGGCCAGGTTGTGTAAACACAGGTTGTCAAGTTGGAGTACTCACTAAACAAGCACCGATCCTTCAGAGGAGAAGCAAAATGAATCACGCACATTCCGCAGACTCATCTGTGCAGTTTCCCCATAAGCTGTTTCAGGAGTATCTATCAGGGATGTATCTTGCATCTCTTCATAACTCAAACAGAAGCATGTACGATAGGCTGATGAAGGATATAATCGGAAAAGCAAAGGAATTTCGGGAGCTTCTGTACTTCACATCGGCTCAACAAAAGGAGGTCGGATTGGATATCATAACTCGTCTAATAACAACAACGTCAACACTCTCAATGGGACATGGGTGCAACGATGACTACATTGTTGATGTAGCATATGAAAGTCAAGACCAAACAGTGGCCAGAGCTGTGGCAGATCATCTATCGACTTCATCCAGCAACACACTTAAGATCAGGGAAGAGATGCAGGGCCACACGGTATCAGGAcatatcttcatcatgaatCATCGTAAAGTGGTAAATAATTTACACAAAAAGTACACACCCTCTTAA